In Aminobacterium sp. MB27-C1, a single genomic region encodes these proteins:
- a CDS encoding IclR family transcriptional regulator — MIPSSSRHDTIHRIITIMETLSKADNLLSIREIEEQTGIPRTTVHRFLHSLQKDEWVYQDPITEKFRTGIRFYLLFNRRAFYHELIQLCDPHMKDLLSKTGKTVLLSVLNGTGGKCIHSVEPETALKFVAHKGMTIPLHAGATGKILLAFAKPEIQEIVLSQELERFSSKTITNPDQLKEQIKKIQTEKYSFSQEEWMINAGDLSIPVFDHSNQFICQLGLASLSSSFDGQVEILLNLLKEAGRQISSQL; from the coding sequence ATGATACCTTCTTCTTCCCGTCATGATACTATCCATCGCATCATTACTATCATGGAAACTTTGAGTAAAGCAGACAACCTTCTGAGTATTCGAGAAATAGAAGAACAAACAGGCATTCCACGAACAACTGTCCATCGCTTTCTTCATTCCCTGCAAAAAGATGAGTGGGTCTATCAAGATCCAATTACAGAAAAATTTAGGACTGGCATACGTTTTTATCTCCTTTTCAATCGACGAGCTTTCTACCATGAACTGATTCAACTTTGCGATCCGCATATGAAAGATCTTCTTTCTAAAACAGGAAAAACCGTTCTTCTTTCTGTTCTTAATGGAACTGGAGGAAAGTGTATTCATTCTGTGGAACCGGAAACGGCATTGAAATTTGTCGCCCATAAGGGAATGACTATTCCTCTACATGCAGGAGCAACGGGGAAAATACTTCTTGCCTTCGCAAAACCTGAAATTCAGGAAATCGTTCTCTCGCAAGAACTTGAACGTTTTTCTTCAAAAACTATTACCAATCCAGATCAACTCAAAGAGCAAATTAAAAAAATTCAGACGGAAAAATACTCTTTCAGTCAAGAAGAATGGATGATAAATGCCGGAGACTTAAGTATTCCGGTTTTCGACCATAGCAATCAATTTATCTGCCAGCTTGGCCTTGCGAGCCTTTCTTCAAGTTTTGACGGCCAGGTTGAAATACTTCTGAACCTTCTTAAGGAAGCAGGAAGACAAATATCATCACAATTATAA
- a CDS encoding double-cubane-cluster-containing anaerobic reductase, whose translation MTQSTDQIFDELREHLRDGTVYIKEASEAGRKVVGYYCAFSPKELIYAGKAIPVGLCGTGEKSIAPAEQHLPRNLCPLVKSSYGYALTDTCPYLHFCDFVVGETTCDGKKKMYELLNKIKPTHVMQLPQTNSRPEDFEYWRKEMYLLKRKIEETFHVAITDDDLEREIYLLNRERKALIEFYRLAALTPPAITGREIRVMTEYADKTFDKEQLIKKIEKITHLVKEAWDKGERRISPSKPRILITGCPIGGNVEKVVEIIEDNGGAVVGFETCGGLKSVSRFVDENKHPMDALTERYLQISCSCLTPNRGRLDLLSDIIDEYHVDGIVEVVLQACHTYNIETYTIREFAREQKNIPYLSLETDYSRSDTGQLSTRISAFIEMF comes from the coding sequence ATGACCCAATCAACTGATCAGATTTTTGACGAACTTCGAGAACATTTGCGTGATGGTACTGTATATATAAAAGAAGCAAGTGAAGCGGGAAGAAAGGTTGTCGGTTACTATTGCGCCTTTTCCCCTAAAGAGCTTATTTATGCAGGAAAAGCTATACCTGTCGGACTTTGTGGTACTGGAGAAAAAAGTATTGCTCCTGCAGAACAACATCTTCCCCGCAATCTGTGTCCTCTTGTTAAATCTAGTTACGGATACGCATTAACGGATACGTGTCCATACCTTCACTTCTGTGATTTTGTAGTAGGAGAAACAACGTGTGACGGCAAAAAGAAGATGTACGAATTATTAAATAAAATAAAACCTACGCACGTTATGCAATTACCACAAACCAATAGTCGCCCAGAAGATTTCGAGTATTGGCGAAAGGAAATGTATCTTCTTAAGAGAAAAATCGAAGAGACTTTTCACGTTGCTATCACTGACGATGACCTTGAGAGGGAAATTTATCTTCTAAACAGGGAGCGAAAAGCTCTCATCGAATTTTACCGACTCGCAGCCCTTACACCTCCAGCTATTACGGGACGAGAGATTCGCGTTATGACAGAATACGCAGACAAGACCTTTGACAAAGAACAACTAATTAAAAAAATCGAAAAGATTACTCATCTTGTTAAAGAAGCTTGGGATAAAGGGGAACGGCGAATTTCACCATCAAAGCCGCGCATACTCATTACTGGATGTCCTATTGGTGGGAATGTTGAAAAAGTTGTCGAAATTATAGAGGACAATGGAGGGGCTGTCGTAGGATTTGAAACATGTGGCGGCCTCAAATCAGTATCTCGCTTTGTGGATGAGAACAAACATCCTATGGACGCATTGACTGAGCGTTATCTACAGATCAGCTGTTCATGTCTGACTCCTAATAGGGGGCGCCTTGACCTACTCTCCGATATTATTGACGAATATCATGTTGACGGTATTGTGGAAGTCGTTTTACAAGCATGCCATACCTACAATATAGAAACCTATACTATTCGAGAATTTGCTCGGGAACAAAAAAATATACCTTATCTTTCTTTGGAAACCGATTACTCAAGAAGCGATACAGGACAACTATCGACACGTATTAGCGCTTTTATAGAAATGTTCTAA
- a CDS encoding branched-chain amino acid ABC transporter permease: MYLLIEQILNGLATGSTYALIALGLALVYGILGILHVAHAGVYMVGAYIGIGIYSLTGNIFLAMIASMVFCGFLGVAIERYIYFPLLKFPPYVPLISSIAIFTGMEELIRLIAGPTVQTYSLTLPFPTLKIKGMVISSNLMGIYIITALVFFLLWYFSTQTETGLAMRATSQDMAVASSLGINSQRIIDLSFFISSAIAALAGVLVGIYYNTVSPGMGAVPAYKALALIVVGGLGSVPGAVIASLALGIAETVLIGFAHVPLPRDALAFIAMIVVLMWKPQGLFGRKG; encoded by the coding sequence ATGTATTTGCTTATTGAACAAATCTTAAACGGTCTTGCCACAGGTTCAACATATGCTCTGATTGCTCTTGGGCTCGCTCTCGTTTATGGCATTCTTGGTATACTTCATGTTGCTCATGCTGGGGTATATATGGTTGGAGCCTATATAGGCATTGGTATATACTCATTAACTGGAAATATTTTTCTTGCCATGATTGCGAGTATGGTTTTCTGCGGTTTTCTAGGGGTTGCAATAGAGCGCTACATATATTTCCCCTTATTGAAATTTCCTCCTTACGTTCCTCTAATAAGTAGTATTGCTATTTTCACCGGCATGGAAGAGCTTATTCGTCTCATTGCCGGACCAACTGTACAAACCTACTCTTTGACGCTTCCTTTCCCTACTCTAAAAATCAAGGGAATGGTTATTTCATCAAATCTTATGGGAATCTACATCATTACCGCGCTCGTCTTTTTCCTGCTTTGGTATTTTTCGACACAGACAGAAACAGGGCTTGCTATGCGAGCCACCTCTCAAGATATGGCTGTTGCCAGTTCTCTTGGGATTAACAGCCAACGTATTATAGACCTCAGTTTTTTTATCAGTTCTGCAATTGCTGCCCTCGCCGGAGTTTTAGTGGGAATTTACTACAATACTGTCTCCCCGGGAATGGGGGCTGTACCCGCTTATAAGGCACTGGCTCTTATCGTTGTAGGAGGGTTAGGTTCTGTTCCCGGAGCAGTTATTGCTTCTCTTGCTTTAGGAATCGCTGAAACGGTTCTTATCGGTTTTGCTCACGTTCCCCTTCCTCGAGATGCTCTGGCCTTTATCGCTATGATCGTTGTCCTCATGTGGAAACCACAAGGCCTTTTTGGAAGGAAAGGGTAA
- a CDS encoding urocanate hydratase, producing MESTNHLVSEAMTIKLDAELPEYPEFEKNIRRAPDRGWTLNQKETELALKNALRYIPEELHEKIAPEFMDELKTRGRIYGYRFRPKKRIYGKPIDEYKGKCLAGKAFQVMIDNNLDFDVALYPYELVTYGETGQVCQNWMQYCLIKKYLEELTDNQTLVVSSGHPVGLFKSKPDAPRVIITNGLLIGLFDNQEEWHRLMQLGVTNYGQMTAGGWMYIGPQGIVHGTFNTIINAGRLHLGLKNDEDLAGHLFVSSGLGGMSGAQPKAVEIARGVGIIAEVDASRIQTRYDQGWVSRVVDNAKEAFTLAQEYMDKKETISIAYHGNIVDLLEYAVKESVHIELLSDQTSCHAVYDGGYCPQGLTFEQRTEMLHSDPAQFKILVDATLRKHFECIKALVDKGTFFFDYGNSFMRAIFDAGVKEICKNGEDTREGFIFPSYVEDIMGPLLFDYGYGPFRWVCLSGKPEDLSKTDHAAMNCIDPHRRPQDRDNYIWIRDAEKNKLVVGTQARILYQDAEGRRNIALAFNKMVRDEEIGPVMIGRDHHDVSGTDSPYRETSNIKDGSNICADMASQCFAGNAARGMSLVALHNGGGVGIGKVINSGFGLLLDGSEEADAIIKSAMMWDVLSGVARRAWSRCDHAIEVAVNINKKYTEDYHFTLPFIPNDTLVKNTVNKAWKQK from the coding sequence ATGGAAAGTACAAATCATTTAGTTTCTGAGGCAATGACCATTAAATTAGATGCCGAGCTTCCTGAATATCCGGAGTTTGAGAAAAACATTCGAAGAGCTCCAGACAGAGGATGGACTCTAAATCAAAAAGAGACCGAACTTGCGCTGAAAAATGCTCTCCGCTATATACCCGAAGAACTTCACGAAAAGATCGCCCCTGAATTTATGGACGAGCTCAAAACGCGAGGACGTATCTATGGCTATCGCTTTAGACCCAAGAAACGTATCTATGGTAAACCTATAGATGAATACAAGGGAAAGTGTCTTGCAGGAAAAGCCTTTCAGGTAATGATTGATAATAACCTTGATTTCGATGTGGCACTCTACCCATACGAGCTCGTTACCTATGGCGAAACAGGCCAGGTCTGCCAGAACTGGATGCAGTACTGTCTCATTAAAAAATATCTGGAAGAACTCACTGACAACCAGACACTTGTCGTCTCTTCAGGACATCCAGTAGGACTTTTCAAATCAAAGCCAGATGCTCCTCGTGTAATCATAACAAACGGTCTTCTTATCGGACTCTTTGATAATCAGGAAGAATGGCATCGCCTTATGCAGTTAGGTGTTACAAATTACGGACAAATGACTGCAGGTGGATGGATGTATATTGGCCCTCAAGGTATTGTTCACGGCACATTCAACACCATTATCAATGCGGGACGTCTTCATCTCGGCCTCAAAAATGATGAAGATTTAGCGGGACATCTTTTCGTCTCTTCAGGCCTGGGCGGCATGAGTGGAGCCCAGCCAAAAGCTGTAGAAATTGCTAGAGGCGTCGGCATTATTGCTGAAGTAGATGCTTCCCGTATTCAGACTCGATACGATCAGGGGTGGGTTTCTCGAGTTGTAGACAATGCCAAAGAAGCTTTCACCCTGGCCCAAGAATATATGGACAAAAAAGAGACGATTTCCATCGCCTATCATGGGAACATTGTCGATTTGCTTGAATATGCTGTTAAAGAAAGTGTTCATATAGAATTACTCTCAGACCAAACATCATGCCACGCCGTATACGATGGCGGATATTGCCCCCAAGGATTAACCTTTGAACAGCGAACTGAAATGCTTCACTCAGATCCTGCACAATTCAAAATCCTTGTTGACGCCACTCTTAGGAAACATTTTGAATGTATTAAGGCACTTGTCGATAAAGGCACTTTTTTCTTCGATTATGGAAACTCTTTCATGCGAGCCATATTTGATGCTGGCGTCAAAGAGATCTGCAAAAACGGAGAAGACACAAGAGAAGGATTCATCTTCCCCTCTTATGTTGAAGATATAATGGGCCCCTTACTTTTCGATTACGGATACGGCCCCTTCCGCTGGGTATGTTTAAGTGGCAAACCAGAAGATCTCTCAAAAACCGACCACGCAGCTATGAACTGTATTGATCCTCATCGTCGTCCTCAAGATCGCGATAACTATATATGGATTCGAGATGCAGAAAAGAATAAGCTTGTTGTAGGCACTCAAGCCAGAATACTTTATCAAGACGCAGAAGGCCGAAGGAATATAGCTCTCGCCTTCAATAAAATGGTGCGAGATGAAGAAATAGGCCCCGTTATGATTGGACGAGATCATCACGACGTTTCAGGAACAGACTCTCCTTACAGAGAAACTTCAAACATTAAGGATGGCAGCAACATATGCGCCGATATGGCTTCTCAATGCTTTGCAGGAAATGCTGCACGAGGCATGTCTCTCGTTGCTCTCCATAATGGAGGAGGAGTTGGCATAGGTAAGGTTATAAACAGTGGCTTTGGTCTGCTTCTTGACGGATCAGAAGAGGCAGATGCAATTATCAAATCAGCTATGATGTGGGACGTTTTAAGCGGTGTCGCCCGAAGGGCTTGGAGCCGCTGCGATCACGCTATAGAAGTCGCCGTAAACATCAACAAAAAATACACAGAAGATTATCATTTCACCCTTCCATTCATTCCTAACGATACCCTTGTTAAAAATACTGTAAATAAAGCCTGGAAGCAGAAATAA
- the ftcD gene encoding glutamate formimidoyltransferase, whose protein sequence is MPKLIECVPNFSEGRRQDVMDAILAPFRRHQGCYVLDSRADVDHNRMVVSLAGKPEAICNALIEASKVARDAIDLNSHQGAHPRIGAIDVIPFTPISGITMEECVELAHTFGKRFFDELEIPVYFYEEAALNPERKRLEVIRKGQYEALKTEVREEKRRPDIGEPCLHPTAGATVIGARKFLVAFNVNLNTTDVDIAKSIARHLRASTGGFTSVKAIGLALKEKGLVQVSMNLVDYEQTAMYRVLELIKAEAARWGVTINGTEVYGMIPAAAILESSAYYMQIDDFKRNQVLEIKLLELMGEEQA, encoded by the coding sequence ATGCCGAAACTCATAGAGTGTGTTCCGAATTTCAGTGAGGGAAGACGGCAAGATGTTATGGATGCCATTCTTGCCCCCTTTAGGCGCCACCAGGGATGTTACGTTCTAGACTCGAGAGCTGACGTTGATCACAATAGGATGGTTGTGAGTCTGGCAGGTAAACCTGAAGCTATCTGCAACGCTCTTATAGAAGCATCTAAAGTAGCTCGAGATGCCATAGATCTCAACTCTCACCAGGGAGCTCATCCACGTATTGGAGCTATTGACGTTATTCCATTTACTCCTATTTCAGGAATCACAATGGAAGAATGTGTCGAACTCGCCCATACCTTTGGAAAACGATTTTTTGATGAGCTTGAAATTCCAGTCTATTTCTATGAAGAAGCAGCTCTCAACCCTGAAAGGAAACGCCTTGAGGTTATTCGAAAAGGACAGTATGAAGCTCTCAAAACCGAAGTAAGGGAAGAAAAGCGCCGCCCCGATATAGGAGAACCTTGCCTCCATCCCACGGCAGGTGCAACAGTTATTGGAGCTCGAAAATTTCTTGTCGCTTTTAATGTCAATCTCAACACAACAGATGTTGATATTGCCAAAAGCATTGCCCGTCATCTCCGTGCTTCTACAGGAGGCTTTACCAGCGTTAAGGCTATAGGCCTTGCCTTGAAAGAAAAAGGACTAGTGCAGGTTAGCATGAATCTCGTTGATTATGAACAAACTGCTATGTACAGAGTGCTTGAGCTGATCAAAGCAGAGGCAGCCCGTTGGGGCGTAACGATCAACGGGACAGAAGTATACGGCATGATCCCCGCCGCAGCTATTCTTGAAAGCTCTGCTTACTATATGCAAATAGACGATTTTAAGCGAAATCAGGTTTTAGAAATCAAGTTGCTTGAATTGATGGGAGAGGAACAAGCATGA
- a CDS encoding SDR family oxidoreductase yields MDLGIKGKVALIMASSSGLGKAMARRFLMEGVVTMMASRNEEKLRRAVEELTDDTGVTAYYTACDITQVEQIKNLVRVTTEKLGPISILVNNAGGPPAGTFETFNDEAWQNAFELNLLSYVRTIREVLPFMKVQKWGRIINSTSSSVKQVIENLILSNTFRLGVIGLTKTLSQELAPYNILINAIGPGRFDTQRIRQLDQALAAKKGVSVEEVSRQAIDQIPLGRYGMPDEYARLAVFLSSEANSYITGQTIIADGGMVKAVL; encoded by the coding sequence ATGGATCTTGGTATAAAAGGAAAGGTCGCCCTCATCATGGCATCAAGTAGTGGACTGGGTAAGGCAATGGCCCGACGTTTTTTAATGGAGGGTGTTGTTACAATGATGGCCAGCCGCAACGAAGAAAAATTACGTCGTGCAGTTGAAGAACTCACGGACGATACTGGTGTTACAGCTTATTATACGGCTTGCGATATTACACAAGTAGAGCAGATAAAAAATCTGGTGCGCGTTACTACTGAAAAACTTGGACCTATATCGATTCTTGTTAATAATGCAGGAGGGCCACCTGCAGGAACCTTTGAAACTTTCAATGATGAAGCATGGCAAAATGCTTTTGAGCTTAATCTTCTCAGCTACGTCCGTACAATTCGAGAAGTTCTTCCTTTCATGAAGGTTCAAAAATGGGGACGGATCATCAACTCCACATCATCTTCCGTGAAACAGGTTATAGAAAATCTTATACTTTCGAATACATTCAGACTGGGCGTTATTGGATTGACAAAAACTCTCTCACAAGAACTCGCTCCTTACAACATTCTTATTAATGCCATAGGACCAGGACGTTTTGACACACAGAGAATACGTCAGCTCGACCAGGCTTTAGCTGCAAAAAAAGGAGTCTCGGTTGAAGAAGTAAGTCGCCAAGCAATAGATCAGATACCTTTAGGACGATATGGCATGCCTGATGAATATGCCCGTCTTGCTGTTTTTCTCTCTTCTGAAGCAAATAGCTATATTACAGGACAGACAATCATCGCTGATGGAGGAATGGTTAAAGCGGTTCTTTAA
- a CDS encoding aldo/keto reductase, with protein sequence MNYRTMPGMDEELSILGFGCMRLPLTSEGIIDEGEATKILRYAIDHGVNYVDTAWPYHNEMSEPFVGRALLDGYRDKVYLATKLPSWLVEKHEDMDSFLNEQLRRLQTKTIDFYLVHSLNRERWNNMVKNDVFSFLEKAIADGRIRHAGFSFHGEYELFEEILDAWHWEFCQIQYNYLDENYQAGTKGLREAASRGLGVIIMEPLRGGKLATNVPEPIQNLWQEAEEKMSPAAWGLRWVWNHSEVSVVLSGMNSLNQVRENIIVSEKGEPGTLSHHDLDIVEKVKNEYKKRMKVDCTNCRYCMPCPQGVNIPECFNRYNMAFMFDDEKMAKDTYFVFVKDYERASLCVECGACEEVCPQNLPIRQYLKDVVDLFEADKEKE encoded by the coding sequence ATGAATTACAGAACAATGCCGGGGATGGATGAAGAACTCTCTATTCTTGGTTTTGGATGCATGCGTTTGCCATTAACTTCTGAAGGAATAATTGATGAGGGCGAAGCTACAAAAATATTGCGTTATGCTATTGATCATGGCGTAAATTATGTAGATACGGCTTGGCCCTATCACAACGAGATGAGCGAACCCTTTGTTGGGAGAGCCTTACTCGATGGCTACCGTGATAAAGTCTATCTCGCAACGAAACTCCCATCATGGCTTGTAGAAAAGCATGAAGATATGGACTCCTTTCTTAATGAACAATTGCGACGTTTACAGACAAAAACAATAGATTTTTATTTGGTTCACTCATTAAATAGAGAACGTTGGAATAATATGGTGAAGAACGATGTCTTTTCTTTTCTTGAAAAGGCTATAGCTGATGGCCGTATTCGCCATGCAGGGTTCTCTTTTCACGGAGAGTATGAGCTTTTTGAAGAAATTTTAGATGCATGGCATTGGGAATTTTGTCAGATTCAATACAACTACCTTGATGAAAATTATCAGGCTGGAACTAAGGGATTGAGAGAAGCTGCTTCTCGTGGCCTTGGCGTTATTATTATGGAACCTCTCCGAGGCGGCAAGTTGGCAACGAATGTTCCAGAGCCCATTCAGAATCTATGGCAAGAAGCGGAAGAAAAAATGAGCCCTGCTGCTTGGGGTTTAAGGTGGGTGTGGAATCACTCCGAAGTATCTGTTGTTCTAAGCGGAATGAATTCCCTTAACCAAGTGAGAGAGAACATCATTGTGTCTGAAAAGGGAGAACCTGGCACTCTTTCCCATCATGATCTGGATATTGTGGAAAAGGTAAAAAATGAATATAAGAAACGGATGAAAGTGGATTGCACAAATTGCCGCTATTGCATGCCTTGCCCGCAGGGTGTCAATATTCCTGAATGCTTTAATCGCTATAATATGGCTTTCATGTTTGATGATGAAAAGATGGCAAAAGATACATATTTTGTATTCGTAAAAGATTACGAGAGGGCAAGTTTATGTGTCGAATGTGGAGCGTGCGAGGAAGTTTGCCCTCAGAACCTTCCTATTCGACAGTATTTGAAAGATGTTGTTGATCTTTTTGAGGCAGACAAGGAAAAAGAGTAG
- a CDS encoding acyl-CoA dehydratase activase, translating into MKNTHRRSSKNTQVIGIDWGSRTSKWVLMNDKEIVDYSVQAAVPGKIQDFIKSLPDASIVGLTGYGRHRLKDFIPRGNVITEITAHATGAIMMAPETRCLLDIGGQDSKAICMNGKGHVLDFRLNDRCAAGTGRFLENMAHILGRNINELITLAQNEEKGVPISSVCAVFAESEVISLLNDGINEGKIARGVFNSMTAKIAPLLGALPSTEKIAFSGGIASLEGTASLLSESLPCSLVTLPFPQLIGAIGAAVKALNVADKEEY; encoded by the coding sequence ATTAAGAACACGCATAGACGCTCTTCTAAAAACACTCAGGTAATTGGCATAGATTGGGGTAGTCGCACATCTAAATGGGTTTTGATGAATGATAAAGAGATTGTCGACTATTCTGTTCAAGCAGCAGTTCCAGGTAAAATCCAAGATTTTATAAAAAGTCTTCCTGATGCTTCTATAGTTGGTTTAACAGGATATGGACGGCATCGCCTCAAAGATTTTATTCCTCGGGGGAATGTAATAACAGAAATTACAGCTCATGCCACCGGAGCTATCATGATGGCACCAGAAACTCGATGTTTACTCGATATTGGCGGACAGGACAGCAAAGCCATATGTATGAATGGGAAAGGACATGTTCTTGATTTTCGCTTAAATGATAGATGCGCTGCCGGAACAGGACGCTTTTTGGAAAACATGGCCCATATTCTCGGACGAAATATTAATGAACTCATTACTCTGGCCCAAAATGAGGAAAAAGGTGTTCCCATTAGCTCAGTATGTGCCGTTTTTGCTGAGAGCGAAGTGATCTCTCTTCTTAATGACGGCATCAATGAGGGCAAAATCGCTCGGGGAGTTTTCAACTCTATGACAGCCAAGATCGCTCCTCTTTTAGGTGCTCTTCCATCAACAGAAAAGATCGCTTTCAGTGGCGGAATTGCCTCTCTTGAAGGAACCGCATCTCTTCTTTCTGAATCTCTTCCATGCTCTCTCGTGACATTGCCCTTTCCACAACTTATAGGAGCGATAGGTGCAGCAGTCAAAGCTCTTAACGTGGCAGATAAGGAGGAATACTGA
- the hutI gene encoding imidazolonepropionase, translated as MITSLFRNATIVTPESKDSPLSGKDQGKVNTISHGAIYCRNGLIEKIGEEGYVLEGLSFRDVDMEIDCQGCCLIPGFVDPHTHICFAARREKEFALRLAGTPYLDILKAGGGILSSVQAVKEASEEELFQTTLENVLSALSFGTTTIEIKSGYGLETETELKMLRVIRRIQQETPLDVAITFMGAHAIPEEYKEAPDTFVNILTNEMIPAVAEQGIAEFCDVFCEEGVFTIEQSRKILQAAQKYGLKSRIHADEVHDTGGAGLAAELQTVSAEHLLAASEENLKAMAQGKVIANLLPATAYSLRKPYAPARRMIELDVPVALATDCNPGSCFTESMPFVFGLAVMNMNMTVEEALVASTINAAWSLGMEDRIGSLTVGKQADFLLLDGESPAILAYHAGVSPVISVYKKGILVA; from the coding sequence ATGATTACATCACTCTTCCGAAACGCAACTATTGTTACCCCAGAATCTAAAGACAGCCCACTCTCAGGAAAAGATCAGGGAAAAGTTAACACCATTTCTCATGGCGCAATCTATTGCCGTAATGGCCTCATCGAAAAGATAGGAGAGGAAGGTTATGTTTTAGAAGGTCTTTCTTTCCGTGATGTTGATATGGAAATCGACTGCCAAGGCTGCTGCCTTATCCCTGGATTTGTCGATCCCCATACTCATATTTGCTTCGCGGCGAGACGAGAAAAGGAATTTGCTTTGCGACTTGCCGGAACCCCCTATCTCGACATTTTAAAGGCAGGCGGAGGCATTCTTTCGTCTGTGCAAGCCGTAAAAGAAGCAAGCGAAGAGGAACTCTTTCAGACAACTCTTGAAAATGTGCTTTCCGCTCTCTCCTTTGGCACAACGACAATTGAGATAAAAAGCGGATATGGCCTTGAAACTGAGACTGAACTGAAGATGCTGCGAGTCATCCGTCGAATTCAACAAGAAACACCCCTTGACGTCGCCATCACCTTCATGGGAGCCCATGCTATTCCAGAAGAATATAAAGAAGCCCCAGACACCTTTGTCAACATTCTTACCAACGAGATGATCCCTGCCGTTGCCGAGCAGGGAATAGCTGAATTTTGCGATGTATTTTGCGAGGAAGGTGTTTTCACCATTGAGCAAAGTCGAAAAATTCTTCAGGCAGCGCAAAAATATGGGCTCAAATCACGAATCCACGCTGATGAGGTTCATGATACAGGAGGCGCAGGCCTTGCAGCAGAACTTCAAACAGTATCAGCAGAACATCTTCTTGCCGCTTCAGAAGAAAATTTAAAAGCCATGGCTCAAGGGAAGGTTATTGCCAACCTTCTTCCTGCAACAGCATATAGCCTTCGAAAGCCATACGCTCCCGCACGACGCATGATTGAACTTGATGTTCCCGTTGCTCTTGCTACTGATTGCAATCCTGGATCGTGTTTTACCGAATCCATGCCCTTTGTTTTCGGTCTCGCAGTAATGAATATGAATATGACCGTGGAAGAAGCTCTTGTGGCATCAACAATTAACGCGGCATGGTCTCTCGGCATGGAAGATCGTATAGGCAGTCTCACAGTAGGGAAGCAAGCCGACTTTTTACTTCTCGATGGTGAATCTCCCGCAATTCTCGCCTATCATGCCGGCGTATCACCAGTAATTTCCGTATATAAAAAGGGAATTTTAGTTGCATAG